From Nonlabens sp. Ci31, the proteins below share one genomic window:
- a CDS encoding alpha/beta hydrolase family protein → MKNLLTLLIFACCITAFAQKKALTHADYDLWKRAATRPEISPSGNLVAISVVTSTEAGDGYLEIHNLAKDTKHTFFNGENPQISADENYVYFLQKPEYQKLRKEQKKEVDKDKQSKDTFMVYEVASGTIIDSIQRVKKYQASDKRNDFIIIEKHKDLKPEKKKDTTVVKETKKEKKRRLKKEEKELEKKAKEEDKKKVDYTEEDYLIIYQPVSKTKDSIASFEHYEMPREGTGFIYSRHQGKKKKDQGIYYYDSNRRVSTTLLDNAWRYKDLSIDKYGKQLAYKVAMDSTETDSLKFELYYQKDMNSMTRQLGYGEGNITDGWKLTESRKAEFSENGKRLIFYTQPRIAYTIDTTLMKDEIAQVDVWNYQDRMTQPEQKTRYSSLENKSATLVWDTEKGSVQFLNDYDMSGTYWDKDMEGAYVIYENNDKYDVSRSWEYPWRADYLVENLNTRSKKFIINNSGSTPIRNPNNTHVVYFNFDTQDWHMMNLETQIGKNLTKFVEVSFADEDDDHPALANAHGFGGFDKDGFALVYDKYDLWKLDVTGALPAENITKTGRENKITYRTENLDREKPELVTYFNGKLLLSAFDHSTKANSLMMLGANGIESFYEVSDRDVSAFAKAENSNALLITSENFQDYPDIQYLTPKLKKPLTDMNPQQKDFKWGTVELFKWKAYDGVPLEGLIYKPENFDPNKKYPLIVYFYEKSADELHRYNSPQPSASIVNFSYLASNDYVVFVPDIVYKDGHPGQSAYNCIVSGTEAVEKLGYVDSSKMALQGQSWGGYQTAYLVTVTNKYAAAMAGAPVSNMTSAYGGIRWGSGLSRAFQYEKTQTRIGKNLWDGLDLYIENSPLFHIPKIETPLLMMHNDEDGAVPYYQSIEMFMGMRRLNKPAWLLVYNEEAHNLRKMKNKRDLSVRMMQFFDHYLKDAPAPLWMTEGLSRDRKGKQTGYEFDKKTTSKE, encoded by the coding sequence ATGAAAAATCTACTGACCTTACTGATTTTTGCATGCTGTATAACAGCATTTGCTCAGAAAAAAGCACTTACTCACGCCGATTATGATTTATGGAAACGCGCCGCTACTAGACCTGAAATTTCCCCTAGTGGTAATCTAGTTGCCATAAGTGTCGTTACTTCAACCGAAGCTGGAGACGGTTATCTGGAAATTCACAACTTAGCAAAGGATACCAAACACACTTTTTTCAATGGCGAGAATCCGCAAATAAGTGCCGATGAGAATTACGTTTATTTTCTTCAAAAACCCGAATATCAAAAGCTGAGAAAAGAACAAAAAAAGGAAGTAGATAAGGACAAGCAATCCAAAGATACGTTTATGGTCTATGAAGTTGCCTCTGGAACTATTATTGACTCTATACAGAGGGTAAAAAAGTATCAAGCGAGCGATAAGCGCAATGATTTTATCATCATTGAAAAACACAAAGACCTGAAACCAGAAAAGAAAAAGGACACCACAGTTGTAAAAGAGACAAAAAAAGAAAAAAAGCGTCGCTTAAAAAAGGAAGAAAAAGAGCTGGAAAAAAAAGCTAAAGAGGAGGATAAAAAAAAGGTAGATTATACAGAAGAAGATTACCTGATTATTTACCAGCCTGTTTCTAAAACAAAAGACAGCATTGCTAGTTTTGAACACTATGAAATGCCCCGAGAAGGAACTGGTTTTATCTACTCTCGTCATCAAGGTAAAAAGAAAAAAGATCAGGGTATTTATTACTATGATTCTAACCGTAGAGTTTCTACCACGCTATTAGATAATGCCTGGCGTTATAAAGACCTTTCTATAGATAAGTATGGCAAGCAGCTCGCCTATAAAGTGGCAATGGACAGCACAGAAACGGACTCCCTGAAATTTGAATTGTATTATCAAAAAGACATGAATTCTATGACTCGACAGTTGGGCTATGGAGAAGGGAATATCACTGACGGTTGGAAACTAACAGAAAGTAGAAAAGCTGAATTTTCTGAAAACGGGAAGCGTTTGATATTCTACACACAACCTAGGATAGCGTACACCATTGACACGACCTTAATGAAAGACGAGATCGCTCAGGTAGATGTATGGAATTACCAAGACCGCATGACACAACCAGAGCAAAAAACACGTTACTCCAGTCTGGAAAACAAATCGGCAACCTTGGTTTGGGATACAGAAAAAGGATCTGTTCAATTTCTCAATGATTATGATATGAGCGGCACATACTGGGATAAGGATATGGAAGGAGCCTATGTGATTTATGAAAATAACGATAAATATGATGTTTCCAGGTCCTGGGAATATCCATGGAGAGCAGATTATCTGGTGGAAAATCTCAACACCCGCAGCAAAAAGTTTATCATCAATAATTCTGGAAGTACTCCGATAAGAAATCCGAATAACACGCATGTGGTCTACTTCAATTTTGACACGCAAGACTGGCACATGATGAATCTGGAAACACAAATAGGTAAGAATCTAACTAAGTTTGTAGAAGTAAGTTTTGCAGATGAGGATGACGATCATCCCGCACTAGCAAATGCTCATGGATTTGGAGGTTTTGATAAAGACGGTTTTGCCCTGGTTTATGATAAGTACGACCTTTGGAAACTAGACGTTACTGGAGCTTTACCAGCAGAAAACATAACTAAAACAGGTCGTGAAAATAAAATCACTTACCGGACAGAAAATTTAGATAGAGAAAAGCCTGAGCTAGTTACTTATTTTAACGGTAAATTATTGCTTTCTGCCTTTGATCACAGCACAAAAGCAAACTCGTTGATGATGTTAGGCGCAAATGGTATAGAGTCTTTTTATGAGGTTAGTGATCGTGATGTGTCTGCTTTCGCGAAAGCGGAAAACTCAAATGCTTTATTGATTACATCAGAAAATTTTCAAGATTATCCAGACATCCAATACCTCACTCCAAAGCTTAAAAAACCGCTGACTGATATGAATCCGCAGCAGAAGGATTTTAAATGGGGAACCGTAGAGTTGTTTAAGTGGAAGGCTTATGATGGGGTACCTTTAGAAGGACTTATTTATAAACCAGAAAATTTTGATCCAAATAAAAAGTATCCTTTGATCGTTTATTTCTATGAGAAATCTGCAGATGAATTACACCGTTACAACTCTCCACAACCTAGTGCAAGCATCGTTAACTTTTCTTATCTAGCCAGCAATGATTATGTCGTTTTTGTACCAGACATTGTTTACAAAGATGGTCATCCAGGTCAAAGTGCTTACAATTGTATTGTTTCAGGTACCGAAGCCGTAGAAAAATTAGGCTATGTAGACTCTAGTAAAATGGCATTACAAGGTCAAAGTTGGGGTGGTTATCAAACGGCTTATCTTGTTACAGTGACTAACAAATATGCGGCAGCTATGGCTGGAGCACCAGTTTCTAATATGACTAGTGCTTATGGAGGTATACGTTGGGGAAGCGGTTTAAGCAGGGCTTTTCAATATGAGAAAACACAAACTAGAATAGGAAAAAACCTTTGGGATGGACTGGATTTGTATATAGAAAACTCTCCTTTATTTCATATTCCTAAAATAGAAACCCCCTTGTTAATGATGCATAATGATGAAGATGGTGCTGTGCCTTATTACCAAAGTATTGAAATGTTTATGGGAATGCGTAGGTTAAATAAACCCGCTTGGTTATTAGTTTATAATGAGGAGGCACACAACCTTAGAAAGATGAAAAATAAAAGAGATCTATCGGTACGAATGATGCAATTTTTTGATCATTACCTCAAAGACGCACCCGCTCCATTATGGATGACAGAAGGCTTATCTAGAGATAGAAAAGGGAAGCAGACGGGTTATGAATTTGACAAAAAGACAACTTCAAAGGAATAA
- a CDS encoding nuclear transport factor 2 family protein produces MKQLLLFISVIFFSSCATQKAIDISEVAQSIDAWHKAASQANFKDYFDLMTDDAVFIGTDATENWQVADFKAYSKPYFDKGKAWSFTSLERHVYSQNRVTYFDELLDTQMGICRGSGVMKMQDGKWKIAHYVLSIAVPNENVSSLTEMKKEWDKNYIKQLLNQ; encoded by the coding sequence ATGAAACAGTTGTTATTATTTATTTCGGTTATTTTCTTCTCTAGTTGTGCCACTCAAAAAGCCATTGACATTTCAGAGGTAGCACAATCTATAGACGCCTGGCACAAAGCCGCTTCCCAGGCTAATTTTAAGGATTATTTTGATCTAATGACAGACGATGCTGTTTTTATAGGTACGGATGCAACAGAAAACTGGCAAGTCGCCGATTTCAAAGCTTATTCCAAACCTTATTTTGATAAAGGCAAAGCCTGGTCCTTTACCTCTTTAGAACGTCATGTATATTCACAAAATAGAGTGACCTATTTTGACGAGTTACTAGATACTCAAATGGGAATATGCCGTGGCAGCGGTGTAATGAAAATGCAAGACGGAAAGTGGAAAATTGCACATTACGTACTTTCTATAGCCGTCCCTAACGAAAATGTCTCCTCGCTTACCGAGATGAAAAAGGAATGGGATAAAAATTACATAAAACAACTGCTAAACCAATAA
- a CDS encoding DNA-3-methyladenine glycosylase I, whose amino-acid sequence MKKQKCDWCRGDVLYESYHDKEWGKPVYDDQTLFEFLILESMQAGLSWITILRKRQNYSDALNQFDVQKIAAYDQEKQEELLQNAGIIRHKLKVKSIVNNAQLFIEVQKEYGSFSKYVWNYVEGKPIKNQVQNHIKAPANTALSDQIAKDLKKRGFQFVGSTIVYAFMQATGMVNDHEITCFRYDEV is encoded by the coding sequence ATGAAAAAACAAAAATGTGATTGGTGTCGAGGAGATGTTTTGTATGAATCTTATCACGATAAAGAATGGGGAAAGCCCGTTTATGACGACCAGACCCTGTTTGAATTTCTAATTCTAGAGAGCATGCAAGCAGGATTGAGCTGGATCACTATTTTACGTAAACGGCAGAATTACTCTGATGCTCTAAATCAGTTTGATGTTCAGAAAATAGCTGCTTATGATCAAGAAAAACAAGAAGAGTTGCTTCAAAATGCCGGTATTATACGCCACAAATTAAAAGTAAAATCCATTGTTAATAACGCACAACTATTTATAGAAGTCCAGAAAGAATACGGTAGTTTTTCTAAGTATGTCTGGAATTATGTAGAAGGTAAACCCATTAAAAACCAAGTCCAAAATCATATAAAAGCTCCTGCAAATACTGCGCTATCAGACCAGATTGCTAAGGACCTTAAAAAACGCGGATTCCAATTTGTCGGATCTACTATTGTGTATGCCTTTATGCAAGCGACTGGAATGGTAAACGATCACGAAATAACCTGTTTTAGATATGATGAAGTATAA
- a CDS encoding DUF2490 domain-containing protein, with protein MTFYYFRAFLFLLFPFTSFSQIIDDVIVEPTLNVSWHNNARWSFNSAISERNSTQDSFEALHIQASQFASYEAGFYSQIGVGIMYRELFDDSRPEEVRFSEQYVYTRKYNALKIAHRVRWDQRLRGERTTHRWRYRLSSSLPLNGLAADASELYLTASIETLFIAERDNRPAYDQRFSLGIGRKISNNLKLQLVTEYRFEDFTAGTDRLLFLYLGVYYSI; from the coding sequence ATGACTTTTTATTATTTTAGAGCTTTTCTCTTTTTGTTGTTTCCATTTACTTCGTTTTCTCAAATTATAGACGATGTGATTGTAGAACCTACCTTAAATGTTTCTTGGCATAATAATGCCAGATGGAGCTTTAATAGCGCTATTTCTGAGCGCAATTCTACGCAAGATTCTTTTGAAGCACTACACATTCAGGCATCTCAATTTGCTAGTTATGAAGCAGGCTTTTATTCCCAAATAGGAGTAGGAATTATGTATAGAGAATTGTTTGATGACTCGAGACCAGAAGAAGTGCGGTTTTCAGAACAATACGTGTACACTAGAAAATACAATGCCTTAAAAATTGCACACCGAGTACGATGGGATCAACGATTAAGAGGAGAACGCACCACACATAGATGGCGTTATAGACTTTCTAGCTCTTTACCCTTAAATGGTCTTGCAGCAGATGCATCTGAACTTTATCTTACAGCAAGCATAGAAACACTCTTTATTGCAGAGCGAGATAACCGTCCAGCTTATGACCAGCGATTTTCTTTAGGAATAGGCAGGAAAATCAGTAATAACCTAAAACTACAACTGGTTACAGAATACAGATTTGAAGACTTTACTGCTGGTACCGATCGGTTGTTGTTTTTATATTTAGGGGTTTATTATTCTATTTGA
- the aat gene encoding leucyl/phenylalanyl-tRNA--protein transferase — MYLLNESLTFPDPSTAPDHGLAAIGGDLSQERLLLAYRSGFFPWYNDGEPICWWSPDPRMIFDLKSASPMRVTKSMRQSKRNRGYEIRENTCFTSVMKHCGNVPRNDQDGTWINDEMLEAYAQLHESGHTKSIEVFKDEELVGGLYGMDLKDKGIFCGESMFSLATDASKIALMYLVEKLQDLNYHLIDAQVYNDHLDSLGAVEMDREVFLSYLR; from the coding sequence GTGTATTTATTAAACGAATCTTTAACTTTTCCCGATCCTAGCACCGCTCCAGACCATGGGCTTGCTGCTATAGGTGGTGATTTAAGCCAAGAAAGATTGCTCCTTGCTTATCGTTCTGGATTCTTTCCGTGGTACAATGATGGAGAGCCTATTTGCTGGTGGAGTCCAGATCCTCGAATGATTTTTGATTTGAAATCTGCATCACCTATGCGGGTTACCAAGTCCATGCGACAAAGCAAGCGCAACCGCGGTTATGAGATACGAGAGAACACTTGCTTTACCTCTGTTATGAAACATTGTGGCAACGTGCCTAGAAACGATCAGGACGGCACCTGGATCAATGATGAGATGCTGGAAGCTTATGCCCAACTCCATGAATCTGGTCATACAAAAAGTATTGAAGTCTTTAAAGATGAGGAACTCGTAGGCGGATTGTACGGTATGGATTTAAAAGATAAAGGGATTTTTTGCGGAGAAAGCATGTTCTCCCTAGCAACTGATGCGAGTAAAATCGCTTTGATGTATCTAGTAGAAAAATTACAGGATTTGAATTACCACCTTATAGACGCTCAAGTATATAACGATCATCTAGACAGTTTAGGTGCTGTGGAGATGGATCGAGAGGTGTTTTTGAGTTATTTGAGGTAG
- a CDS encoding GNAT family N-acetyltransferase — translation MLQLKRTTSKSPDFQKLVKQLDAYLAVTDGDEHDFYNQFNKIEGLNYVVVAYLDEKAAGCGAIRAFDKETMEVKRMFTLNEARGKGIASKILLELEQWTAQLSYKKCVLETGTRQLEAIALYERNGYELIGCYGPYLKVENSKCFGKEL, via the coding sequence ATGCTACAACTCAAGCGCACCACATCAAAAAGCCCAGACTTCCAGAAACTAGTAAAACAACTGGATGCTTATCTGGCCGTAACTGATGGTGATGAGCACGATTTTTACAATCAATTCAACAAAATAGAAGGCTTGAATTATGTGGTAGTAGCTTATCTGGATGAGAAGGCTGCAGGCTGTGGCGCCATACGAGCTTTTGATAAGGAAACTATGGAAGTAAAAAGAATGTTCACTTTGAATGAAGCTCGTGGGAAAGGAATTGCTTCAAAGATATTGCTCGAACTAGAACAATGGACGGCTCAACTTTCGTACAAAAAATGTGTTCTTGAAACTGGAACAAGGCAACTGGAAGCAATTGCACTTTATGAGAGAAATGGGTATGAATTAATTGGTTGTTATGGTCCTTATCTTAAGGTGGAGAATAGCAAGTGTTTTGGGAAGGAGTTGTAG
- a CDS encoding DUF3127 domain-containing protein, which produces MEILGKIKLIGETKTFGANGFQKRELVVTTEEQYPQHIMIEFVQDKTNLLDAFAVGEPVKIGINIRGREWQSPQGETKYFNSIAGWRIEKAGAAAPAAGAPEVPPFDEYEPVSNTKNEDHDDLPF; this is translated from the coding sequence ATGGAAATACTAGGAAAAATCAAACTAATAGGAGAAACCAAAACATTCGGTGCAAATGGTTTCCAGAAACGCGAGTTAGTCGTTACTACTGAAGAGCAATATCCACAACACATCATGATCGAATTTGTGCAGGATAAAACAAATTTACTAGATGCATTTGCAGTAGGTGAGCCTGTAAAAATAGGGATCAACATTAGAGGTCGTGAATGGCAATCGCCACAAGGAGAAACAAAATATTTCAACTCTATCGCAGGATGGAGAATTGAAAAAGCAGGTGCAGCCGCACCAGCAGCTGGAGCTCCAGAAGTACCACCATTTGATGAGTACGAGCCGGTATCCAACACCAAGAATGAAGATCATGATGACCTGCCTTTTTAG
- a CDS encoding flavin reductase family protein, which translates to MKLNPKDIETAQLHGIMLGAVQPRPIAFASTIDANGKVNLSPYSFFNVFSANPPVMIFSPARRVRDNSVKHTLLNAKATGEVVINIVNYDIVQQMSLSSTEYGEGVNEFEKAGLTEVKSDIVAPPRVAESPVQFECKVKEIIELGQEGGAGNLIICEVVMVHVNDNVLDEHNKIDPFKIDTVARMGGDWYCRSKDAMFEVAKPLSKLGVGVDALPEHARKSDILTGNDLGKLGNVERVPEQEEVVAFAKAEQLTNLSTTDKHNRAKELIAKGELLAAWNYLLL; encoded by the coding sequence TTGAAACTCAATCCTAAAGACATAGAAACAGCTCAACTCCATGGCATTATGCTAGGAGCAGTTCAACCGCGACCTATTGCTTTTGCCAGCACTATTGATGCAAATGGCAAGGTGAACTTATCGCCGTATTCATTTTTTAATGTTTTTAGTGCAAATCCGCCAGTGATGATATTTTCCCCTGCGCGTCGGGTACGAGATAACTCGGTCAAGCATACCTTATTGAATGCCAAAGCTACTGGAGAAGTAGTCATCAACATTGTAAACTATGACATTGTTCAACAAATGTCATTATCCAGCACGGAATATGGAGAAGGTGTGAATGAGTTTGAAAAAGCGGGTCTTACAGAAGTAAAAAGTGACATCGTTGCTCCACCACGTGTGGCCGAAAGCCCCGTACAATTTGAGTGTAAAGTAAAAGAAATCATAGAGCTGGGTCAAGAAGGTGGCGCTGGTAACCTCATCATTTGTGAAGTGGTTATGGTGCATGTGAATGACAATGTGCTAGACGAGCACAACAAGATCGACCCTTTTAAAATCGATACGGTTGCCAGAATGGGCGGCGACTGGTACTGTCGTTCTAAAGATGCTATGTTTGAGGTGGCAAAACCTTTATCAAAACTGGGTGTAGGCGTGGATGCGTTACCAGAACATGCTAGAAAAAGCGATATTCTTACCGGAAACGATCTTGGTAAACTAGGAAATGTAGAACGAGTACCAGAGCAGGAAGAAGTGGTAGCTTTTGCAAAAGCGGAACAGTTAACCAACCTCTCTACAACAGATAAACACAATCGAGCCAAAGAGCTCATCGCAAAAGGGGAACTCCTGGCTGCTTGGAACTATTTATTATTATAA
- a CDS encoding M28 family peptidase, whose amino-acid sequence MRPKSHLTSALSFLVIILMIWYAFQSQTPSSDVKENLPTTEWSTARALQHVKAISLKPHYVGSKAHNEVRDYIREELQKMGLEVSTQKGYDISSNGNMSQPENIIARIKGAEANNKALVLLSHYDSDPHSSKGASDAASGVATILEGVRAFLAQNKQPKNDIIICITDGEELGLNGASLFVREHPWANNLGFVLNFEARGSGGPSYVLVETNGGNRKIIQEFVAAGTEHPVANSLAYSIYQMIPNNTDLTVFKEGGNINGLNFAFIGDHFDYHTELDTYERLDRNTLAHQGSYLMPLLSHFGDLDMTDRVMVEKGDDLVYFPMPLFKTLSFPFSWLAAIIIISGLLLLFLIILGIRKRRITLKHLLGGFVPFLGSLVIGYLLSNYGWAAVKFNDFYIDQHHGFPYNGYWLIATSVFATVSICFFLYHKFYHRDRIASLVVAPLVILWIISLAIAFPLGNGGLIPEVYLGGAGFFVVPLYAGLIMLWLNMYQKRPSYMLLLLLAVPAIFVFAPFITAFPVALGMSILFVAAVLSTLLFGLLIPIIGHYRKKGLLAFGSLIVTLVCLCFAFAKAEFSQTQPKPTSLIYVQGQDTKTAQWATYDSALSDWTKEKLGEKPQLAEELNANSIDSKYGTRFSYAANTDYKELPEVKIEVLSDTAINGLRTVKFNVSSESVVHRYEVFADSKYVFEKAVVNGLEIPVTGKTNKPFGNRWGNRMLSYYVSDNAALEMEMTFDAGVEPELIFYAASFDLLDQKELQVSKRPLDHMSMPFVLNDAVLKKRTVSLTKKKNQEWFNVQYELVPDAE is encoded by the coding sequence ATGAGACCTAAATCTCACCTCACCTCAGCCTTGTCCTTTTTAGTAATCATTTTGATGATTTGGTATGCCTTTCAAAGTCAGACACCATCTTCTGATGTAAAAGAGAATTTACCAACGACCGAATGGTCTACTGCTAGAGCATTGCAACATGTGAAGGCCATATCGCTAAAACCTCATTATGTAGGCAGTAAAGCTCATAATGAAGTCAGAGATTATATAAGAGAGGAGCTCCAAAAAATGGGATTGGAAGTTTCCACACAAAAAGGCTACGACATCAGCAGTAACGGGAACATGTCACAGCCAGAAAATATTATAGCTCGTATCAAAGGAGCCGAGGCTAACAATAAAGCATTGGTATTATTAAGTCATTATGATAGTGATCCACATTCCAGTAAAGGTGCTAGCGATGCCGCAAGTGGTGTGGCAACAATTCTGGAAGGAGTAAGAGCTTTTCTAGCACAAAACAAACAGCCTAAAAACGATATCATTATCTGTATTACTGACGGTGAAGAACTAGGGCTTAATGGGGCCAGTCTTTTTGTAAGAGAACATCCCTGGGCAAATAACCTAGGTTTTGTACTCAACTTTGAAGCTCGCGGTAGCGGCGGTCCTAGTTACGTGTTGGTAGAAACTAATGGTGGAAATCGCAAGATTATCCAAGAGTTTGTAGCCGCTGGAACGGAGCATCCTGTTGCAAACTCTCTGGCTTATAGCATCTATCAAATGATTCCTAACAATACAGATCTTACTGTCTTTAAAGAAGGTGGGAATATCAACGGACTTAATTTTGCTTTTATAGGAGATCATTTTGATTACCATACAGAGTTGGATACGTATGAACGGTTAGACCGCAATACGCTGGCGCACCAAGGGTCTTATTTGATGCCGTTGTTATCGCATTTTGGCGATCTAGACATGACTGATCGTGTGATGGTAGAAAAAGGAGATGACCTCGTGTACTTCCCTATGCCCTTGTTTAAAACGCTTAGTTTTCCATTCAGCTGGTTAGCGGCTATAATCATCATAAGCGGACTGTTATTGTTGTTTTTAATCATCTTAGGAATCCGCAAAAGGCGCATTACTTTAAAACATCTTTTAGGCGGTTTTGTGCCGTTTTTGGGAAGTTTAGTGATCGGTTACTTGTTGAGCAACTATGGTTGGGCAGCTGTAAAGTTCAACGACTTTTATATAGATCAGCATCATGGTTTTCCGTATAATGGGTATTGGTTGATAGCAACATCTGTATTTGCCACGGTCAGCATTTGCTTTTTCTTGTATCACAAATTTTACCATCGCGACCGCATTGCTAGTTTAGTTGTAGCACCATTAGTTATTTTATGGATCATCTCACTGGCGATTGCTTTTCCACTTGGAAATGGTGGGCTTATTCCAGAGGTGTATCTAGGAGGTGCAGGATTCTTTGTCGTACCTCTGTATGCCGGATTGATCATGTTATGGCTCAATATGTATCAAAAACGGCCTAGTTATATGTTATTGTTATTACTTGCCGTTCCTGCGATTTTTGTTTTCGCTCCATTTATAACTGCCTTTCCAGTAGCTTTAGGAATGAGTATTTTATTTGTCGCTGCTGTTTTGAGCACGTTGTTATTTGGTTTATTGATTCCTATTATAGGACATTACCGCAAGAAAGGATTGTTGGCATTTGGCTCGTTGATCGTTACTTTAGTTTGTTTGTGTTTCGCTTTCGCGAAAGCGGAATTCTCACAAACCCAGCCCAAACCTACCAGCTTGATCTACGTGCAAGGCCAAGATACCAAAACAGCTCAATGGGCAACCTACGACAGTGCATTATCTGACTGGACAAAGGAAAAGCTAGGTGAAAAACCACAATTAGCAGAAGAATTAAACGCCAATTCTATAGATTCTAAATACGGCACCAGATTCTCCTACGCGGCAAATACGGATTACAAAGAATTGCCAGAAGTGAAAATCGAGGTTCTGAGCGATACCGCTATAAATGGTTTGCGTACCGTAAAATTCAACGTCAGCAGTGAAAGCGTCGTACACCGTTATGAGGTCTTTGCAGATTCCAAATACGTGTTTGAAAAAGCCGTGGTCAATGGTCTGGAAATTCCGGTTACTGGTAAGACTAACAAACCATTTGGTAACCGATGGGGAAATCGCATGTTGAGCTATTATGTGAGCGATAACGCAGCTCTAGAAATGGAAATGACTTTTGACGCTGGTGTAGAACCAGAACTGATCTTTTATGCAGCCTCCTTTGATCTATTAGATCAAAAAGAATTGCAGGTGAGCAAGCGACCGCTGGATCACATGTCCATGCCGTTTGTTTTAAACGATGCGGTGCTTAAAAAAAGAACCGTTTCATTGACTAAAAAGAAAAACCAAGAATGGTTCAACGTACAATATGAATTAGTTCCCGATGCCGAATAA
- a CDS encoding NAD(P)H-binding protein, with protein sequence MPNKNIGILGCGWLGYDLALKLKQQGCEVRGTSRSLEKLQQLSENGVHAFKIDLQEDKIYGDVQGFLKGLDVLLIDIPPGLRKNPESNFAFRTKLFMRFVQVYEINKVLFISSTSVFEDREDIPTYDENSIPNATSNNGKKIIAAEQIVQEMAHQSTIIRPCGLIGDDRHPIKMLAGRKGIKNPDAPVNLVTRDHVNSLIRKVIAGELDAAVIHAVSEPHKSRQDYYQKAAIEFGLEVPVFDSDSENLGKKIVSRFP encoded by the coding sequence ATGCCGAATAAAAACATAGGAATCTTAGGATGTGGCTGGTTGGGCTATGATCTCGCTTTAAAATTAAAACAACAAGGTTGTGAAGTGCGAGGAACTTCTAGATCTTTAGAAAAGCTACAACAACTCTCAGAAAATGGGGTTCATGCTTTTAAGATCGACCTTCAAGAAGATAAAATCTATGGAGATGTACAAGGGTTTTTAAAGGGATTGGATGTTTTGTTGATTGACATTCCGCCAGGCTTGCGCAAGAATCCAGAAAGCAATTTTGCTTTTAGAACAAAGCTTTTTATGCGATTTGTTCAAGTTTATGAAATCAATAAGGTTCTTTTTATTTCTTCCACTTCGGTCTTTGAAGATCGAGAAGATATTCCAACCTATGATGAGAATTCTATTCCAAATGCTACCAGTAACAACGGTAAAAAAATCATCGCTGCTGAGCAAATAGTTCAAGAAATGGCACATCAATCTACCATTATCAGACCTTGTGGTCTTATAGGAGACGATCGCCATCCCATAAAAATGCTCGCCGGTAGAAAAGGTATTAAAAATCCTGATGCTCCAGTAAATCTCGTGACCAGAGATCATGTGAATTCACTTATTCGAAAAGTGATTGCTGGAGAACTTGATGCAGCAGTAATTCATGCAGTAAGTGAGCCTCATAAAAGTCGTCAAGACTATTATCAAAAAGCGGCGATAGAGTTTGGGTTGGAAGTTCCTGTCTTTGATAGTGATAGTGAAAACTTAGGAAAGAAGATCGTTTCTCGATTTCCCTAA